The following is a genomic window from Benincasa hispida cultivar B227 chromosome 7, ASM972705v1, whole genome shotgun sequence.
GTATTGTTATAAGATGCATTATTCATATACGATGAcgaatgtatgtatatatagtgtttataatgtatatattagAGTATTGATATTGTTGTTATCAATAGATTTAGAATTAAAAGACATAATCAACTTTAAGCAAATCCGCATGTtatcaagtaaaaaaaaaaaaaaggacaaaactCGAGCTAAAAATTGTACCACACCCCAAGACTCAATTAGACATGTGGAAAAGGAGAGTTCATGCCAAAAGCTCAAACGAACATGTTCAACCTCAACCAAGGCTGATGCCGAATCTTTCTTTCCAATGAATGGGGCATGCATCCGACCCACATGAGCCTGGGGAAGATGAGAGTTTGGGCCAAATACCCAAACTGGCTTACTTGACCTAGGTTGAATCTCACAATTTGATTAATGAAACATTTAAATGCATGGTACAACTCATGGGCTTGAGAAGGGATGATCTGACTCTGAAACCTTGATTTAGACACCCTAGGTCAAGGTTCTCccataaatacatcattataacaGCAGAAGAAATAAGTTTATTCCCTTCCTTAAAACTCTTGCTAAAACTAAAAGCATTACTTAGGCATTAGAGATGTTGTGACAAATACAACACTGATGTCTAGATTCTCCTTATTTTGGAGGTCACGTCTTCCCTAAATTACAAATTCACCATTGATGTCATGTGAAGATCAAATGTGTTTTTTCATATCCATATTTTGGTATCAatagatataatattaaatttaccataaTCTATCAATTTAAGCTTTTAAATTTGATGGTGATTTATATGGTATATGAAAGACTGTTGAAAAGCAgtttgtatatttaaaaatattttgagaacATTCTTCAATGAAAAGAGGGAAaacaatatacaatataaagCCATACACAGAGACACGTGTAGGCAACAAATAtgagaaagaataaaaaaaacctGAAAGgtaaaaacaagaaaatagCCCAAAAAATACAAGAGAAGAATGACCTTTTATCATCCCCCTCAAGCGAAACTATGTAACTCTGAACATTGAGCTTGGTACATAAACTGATAAAGTGTGAAGAAAGCAGCGGTTTAGACATTATATTAGCTAATTGATCTGTAGATGGAACAAACCAAACTAGAAGTTATTTGCGAAGAACCTTCTCGCAAATAAAATGGTGGTCAACTTCAATATGCTTTGAGCAATTATGAAGTACTAGGTTAGCTGCAAAGTAGGTAGCATTGATATTATCGCACAAAAGCATAGGAGGATGAAGTGCCTAAACACCTATTTCAGGAAAGATGGATTGTATCCAAACAATTTTTGCAGCTGCATTCGATTGCCCTCTGTATTCAGACTCAACACGTGATCTTGATACAACTTTTTGTATAGTTGATGACCAAGATACTAAATTATTACCCGAAAATACACAACAGCCACTAGTACTCCTACTATCATCAGGGCAATTTGCCCAATCAACATCTGTATAACAAAGAAGAGAACCGTGTAAAAGACAAACTGAGGTTGTTGGTGGACTTTATATACCTCAATATGCGTTTGATGGAATTCCAATGCACTGTAGTAGAAGCATGTAAAAAGTGGCAACCTTATTGACGACAAAACTTAAGTCAGGTTGAGCCAAAGTACAATATTGAAGAGCACCCACAATGCTTCAATATTGCTTTGGATTCGACAAAAAATCACCATTATTGATGGATAAAACATTACCAATGACCATCAAGGTTGCTAGAGGTTTACAGTCTAACATTTCAAGTTTCTTTAAAACATCATTAAAATACTTAGTCTGACAAAGATGTAGAGATGAACTATCACGACAGATTTCAATGCCTAGAAAGTATGAAAAATCACCAAAGTCTTTAAGAGCAAAGAAACATTCAAGGAGCTAACAAACTTTTGAATGAAAGGAAGATTGTTACCAGTAACAagtatatcatccacataaacAAGTACAATAACCAGAACAAAATCAACATTGTACATAAACATAGATGTATCGAACTTTGAAGCTTTAAAATTCCAATCTAAAAAGCAAGTACTTAATTTCATAAACCACTCTCTTGGACTTTGCTTGGGCCCATATCAAGCCTTTTGTAGCTTGCACACACGATGGTTGCATCATATAAACATCTTCATGGAGGTCACCGTTTAGAAATATGTTGTGGACATCTAGTTGTTTGATGACCCACTGATGCTGTACAATAAGAGATAAAACAATACGAATAGTTACAGGTTTGATAAGTAGGCTAAAGCTCAATGTCTCAAAATAGCCAATGTCATACTCTTGATCAGAACCTCTAGCCACAAGTCGTGCAGGTAATGGTTGAAGTTTGATTTTACAAACCTATTTACAACTTATACCTTATACTCATGAGAGCTAGGAACAAGTGTCCATGTGTGGTTGTTAACTAAGGCTTTATATTCTTTTTCCATAGCATCTCTCCATGCAACACTCTTAACAGCCGTCTTAAAATTGGTCGGTTCAGATGGAATGGGTGAAGGCAATGGAACAGAGGATAACCAACATTTTGGTTTGATAATCATTGCATTAGATCGAGTTATTATTGGGTGAATGTTAACGTGTGAGGTTGGAGCAATAAGAGAGGATGAAGCAGAAGGAGAAGAAGTAGAGGAAGAAGGTGAAGTGTGAAGGAAGAAGATGCCAAGGTTGGAGAAAGGGTAATTGGATCGTTCGACTGGGATAAAGAAGGTATGCAGGGTAATGGTGATGATTGACAAGACTGTGTAGCTTAAGATAGGTCATGAACAGAGTCCAAAATTGGAGAAGGAAAGCCTGGTGGATAGGAAGGTGTAGAAGAGGAAGGGGGTGTTAACACCAAGGACTCAAACTGAATAGGAAGAGAAAAATGGTGGATAAGAAAAGGATTATGAAAGTAAAAGTAATGGTCAAGATAGGATTACTTTGTGGGACCAAACGAGAAAGAAGGTTTTGAACAAGGAAAAAGAGCTTCATTAAAGACAACATGTCGTGATACATACACGCAACCAATGGAAGAATCAAGGTATAAATATCCTTTGTGATTAAGACTATAGCCCACGAAAATACATTCTTTTAATCGAAATAAGAGTTTATGGGAATTATATGGTCATAAGAAAGGAAAACAAGTGTAACCAAAACTTTAAAGCAACATATAATCAGGAAGACAACCATAAAGCATTTGACTTTTAGAACCCAAAACTAGAGTAGGAAAATGATTTATGAGATAAAAAGAAGTCTAGAAAGCAAAACTCCAAAAAGACAAGGTAAATTCGAGTGAGCCAACAAAGATAACCTAATTTCAACAATATGCCTACTTTTTCTTTCTATCcgaccattttgttgaggagtatGGGGACAGGATACCTGATGAATAATGCcactaaaagaaagaaatgaagaaactTTGCAAAACTCACCTCTCCAACATGTTTGAAGGCATTTTATCTTCTTATCAAATTGAGATTCAACAAGATTCTtaaaactaagaaagcaagagAAGGTTTCATCCTTTATTCTTAAAGGATAGAGCCAAGAGAAATGAGTATAATCATCCACAAGAAGTAGGAAATAATGAACTCCATTAATAAAAGTTTGAGGGGAAGGCCCCCATGTGGGggttgatgccataaatctcgtgagttttatagtttgtaattgtaatgtacaaacaattttatttatttaataaaacatgagatattttatccatttagtagcattaacccacaaaaccaataaactaacatccgaggttatcttttgtagcttgaacatgtatgtagagtacaggtggatcatgtttaagtaataacctaaatggtctatggtagatggataaggctggataccttatcctagtgacactacgaatatgacccgctttgtagatgttacaactgttataaagtgctacaaatgatctcaTCCTAATCATTcttatagagacatgtgagcaggagtGTTATATACAAATGGGTTTATATAAGaatggaccatgaaatgaatagtcattatataacgtcgttaataatagagacttacatttcatcaggatgaccaggacatgacctgaatcctaagtgaattgtgaactcctgcctatgatggcgattctttgatttgtatgggtgagagtggctagatcgccgacttaataagcctaccattttggggattcgtcttattatGGAGTTGAGAACACAggtacataagatgaaattcactcattccctaatgtcagggtaagtagataaattgctcccttaagggttgattccagggcttgaacaatgtggcgccacaccctctcttggcccaagatgggtttggtcatagttggactatgacttattgttcattagaggaatcaatgatacttaaggagtaatGTAACtttaggggcaaaatggtaattttggcccagctgtacttacgagcaatttatgaagggtcatcgcactgttgactggttatatccaatggacacagaaatatatttgtagtgtgaagaaagcaactgtcggtctttagtagaatgaccgacagttaatgaatattggataatttaattaaaaaagttgaattaattatctgagtaccattggagcttcaatctacaggtctataaggtcccctcttagctcaacagggattactgaaaatcaattttagattaatttgaatctttccaattattgaggaaattaattatatttgatatgattaatttaaattaattatatatgatataattaatataatgtatttgatacgttataatataaagtttatatgagaagaattaaatatttaaatatgattcaaatattaattatatggatgagattcatataattaaatttagtataaatgtgatttatattaaataccatgtatcattgagagaaattaaaaccataggttatattgtatttgatacaatataaaaactataggttatgtgttatatttgatataacatatagttatatatacatataataagttagctattatatatatataaattttattatttaattttaatttagtttttgaaattaaagggagggaaataacttccctcccttaAATTCCCTCAGTTTAATGTGGTAAGTAGGGTGGATTTTTCAGagatttcatcttcttctcagGAGATTTCACAGAGACAGCGTGTGTTGTGTGATTGATTGGATATGCCAAAATTCTCctaagaaactttttctcctctCTAAAtctttcttcccttttcccaAAAGAAATCAGAGCCCAAAACTCCTGAGGATTCTCTTCCCCTAcagagaatatagaggaaacttttgtggtggtgtcctcattgtCGATCCTTTTGTACGTGATTGTTCGTGATCGAAAAGGAGACTTTCTTGAAGATAGTTGTGTTCTTCAAGGGGAAGTGTTTTCCTAACCCTTCCTTCTAttttctaaagcatgttgtaatttaatgttGAGactattgggattgatgccctaaatcttgtagagttctgtagtttgtaattgtattgtataaacattttgtttatttaataaaatgtgagatgttttatttgatatttagtagtATCAAAcccaaaaatcaataaactagcatccaaggttatattttgtagcttaaacatgtatatagaggcatacaggtggatcatgtttaagtaataacttaaatggtctgtagtagatggatatggttagataccttatcctggtgacactgcgaatacgacccgctttgtagatgatACAAATGTTGTacaatgctacaaatgatctgatccttatcattcatgtggagacatgtgagttggggcattctatacaaaggagtttgtataagactggaccacgaaataactagtctcattatataacaccgttcataatagacttatatttcaccaggatgaccataggtgacatgacctgaattttgagtgagttgtgaactcctgcctatgaaggcggtcctttgatttgtatgggtgagagttgccagattgccgactcaacaagcctatcaatttggggattcgtctgattggggtgctaggaacacagttacacaagacgaaattcattctTTCCCCTAggtcgggataagtagataaattactccttttAAGGCTTATTCCAAgatttgaacgatgtggcgccacatcctcTCCTGGCTTGAGGGgtgtttagtcatagttggactatgacttattgttcattagagggatcagtggtacttgaggagttagatgtagctaTAGGGgtaaaaacggtaattttggcccaaatgtacttatgagcaatttatgaagggctatcacactgttgattggttgtatccaatggacacagagatatatctatagtgcgaagagtgcacctgtcgatctttagtggagtgctcgacagttaatggatgttgaataatataattaaatataattaaaggaatttaattaattattcaagcatcattggagcttcaagctacaagttcatGAGGTCCTatctatagctcaacaaggattacgtgagaatcaattttggattaatttgaatcgttcaaattaattgagggaattaattatatgtgatataattaatttaatttaattatatatgatacacttactataatgtatttaatacattataatataaagtttatttgagaggaaataaatatttgaatatgattcaaatattagttatgtgaattagattcatataattacattcagtataaatgggatttatattaaatatcgggcattaatgagagaataaaaactataggttatattgatttgatacaatattaaactataagttatatgttatatttgatatagcatatagtttaatatacattatatggtaaagtagttatcatataaatatatatatcaatgtTTTATTAAAATGGGGTgctaatggatctacaagagaaaacaaggaACTGATGGGAaagtacaaaccttcaaggctttACTattggcaaagggttatacccaagttgaaggagtcgattatgaggagaccttctcacctgttgccatgctgaagtctattaGAATCCTTTTGTTCATTgcttcatattatgactatgagatttggcaaatggatgtcaaggctgcctttctgaatgacaatctttaggagaccatttatatggagcagcccgagggattcataacccaaggtcaagaggaaaaggtttgcaggcttaatcggtccatttatggactaaagcaagcttctcgatcttggaacataaggtttgatacgcgatcaaatcttatggttttgaccAAAATATTGTTGagtcttgtgtatacaagaggatTGTCAACGAATCAATAGTTTTTCTAGATCCTaatcattgggaatgatgtaggtctactaactgaagttaagaactggctagtaacccaattccaaatgaaagatttgggagaggctcaatttgctctaggaattcagatctttagagatcgaaagaacaaaacactagcTCTGTCttaagcatcatacattgacaagatgcttgtcaagtattcgatgcagaacttcaAGAGAGGTTTgctaccttttaggcatggaataaTATTTTCCAAGGAactgtgtcctaagacgcctcaagaggttgagaaaatgagacggatcccctatgcattgaCTGTTGGTAGCTTAATATATGCGATGTTATATACTATATCTTACATttactatgcagtggggatagtaagtagatatcagtctaattcaggatatgatcactgaaCCGttattaaaaatatcctcaagtatctaaggagaacgaggactacatgcttgtgaatggttctaaggatctaatctttacaggatacacagactctgatttctaaactgataaggattctaggaaattcacATCAGGATTAgggttcactcttaacggaagaGCAGTAGTTTGGAGGAGCATCAAgtaagggtgcattgctgactccatcATGGAGActgagtatgtagcgacttTTGAAGCTGCTAAGTAAGCTATTTGAATCATGAAATCCTTGACCGATCTGGAAGTCGTTCCAGACTTGTCATAGCCCAtcatactttattgtgataatagtagtgttgtggctaatttcgGAGAGCCTATGTGTCATAATCACGGGAAGCATAttgagcgaaagtatcatctcatctgagagattgtgcatcgaggggacgtgatcgtcactcagatagctttggagcacaacgttgctgatccatttacaaaggtcctcacgactaaggtgtttgagggtcacctgcagagtatggatctatgggacagaccacgtttagactagggtaagtgggagatttgtactgggtgtgttatgctctagtttattgtttgtgtactttgtatattagtttgatttatatattgtacaccccactagctttaggtcaagtagaagattgttgaggttaatgccttaaatctcgtaaggttctatagtttttaattgtattgtacaatcaacttatttatttaataaagtatatgatgttttatttcattttgagtTGCATTAAcctcaaaccaataaactaaaatccaaggttatcttgtagcttaaacatgtatgttaGACATatgggtagatcatgtttaagtgataacctaaatagtctgtagtagatggatatggctggataccttatcctagtgacactacgagtatggctcactttgtagatgttacaattattgtaaaatgctacaaatgatctgattctgattattcatgtggagacatgtaagcgggaatattctatacaaagatgtttgtataagatcggaccacgaaatgtttagtctcattttataacactattcataatagagacttacatttcaccaagatgaccatagataacatgatctgaatcctgagtgagttgtgaactcctgcctatgaaggcgatcctttaatttgatgggtgagagtggctagatcgccgactcaacaagcttaccatttttaggattcgtctgattggggaactgggGACACAGCTACAtaaaaaggaattcactctttccccaatgTCGAGATAAGTAGATAAAGTGCTTCCCTAAGGATTGATTCCAAGGTTAAAATAATGTGCCGCCACTCCCTCTTCTAGCTCGATAGGGGTTTATCATatttgaactatgatttattgttcattagagggatcagtggtacttaaggagataaatgtaaatatagaggcaaaaagataattttggcccaactgtacttacaagcaatttgtgaagggtcatcgtactgttgattggttatacctaatggacacataaatatatctgtagtgccaagagtgcaactgtcgatctttagtagagtgcctaaCAGTTGATAGatagtaaataatttaattaaagagtttaattaattatttacgtaccgttagagcttcaagctataggtccatgagatcccttCGGTAGCTCAACAAGAacaaatgagaatcagtttttgaattaattttaattatttaaattaattgaaggaattagtatatgtgatataattaatttaattctaattatatataatataattactataatatatttgatacattataatataaagcttatttgagaggaaataaatatttgaatatgattcgaatattaattatgtgaattggattcatataattaaatttattataaattagatttatattaaatatcgtggttgagagaattaaactataggctatattgtatttgatacaatatagaaactatagattatatgttacatgagatataacatatagttatgtatatatgtatatgtataataaattagttattctatatatagatatatattatattattttaaattaaaatattttattaattcaatttattttttaattaatgggAGGAAAATAACTTTTCTCCCTAATAATCTTTCAACCCATGTAATGTGTAGGGTTGGTAGTGGAGGatatcttcatcttcatcctATCAGATCCATGTGAAACAGAAGTGTTCTGTATTTTTTTCCTGCAATCTCATTCTGCCTTCAAAAGTAAAAATTCTCTCAAATCCCTTCTCTCAcaaaaatagtcagagccccattcctcttggattctcatccaaaGAATATTGAGGTAGCCGTTCGTGGTGGTGTTCATTTGAGGGAATTCACGTGAAGATTAGATCTTGAAAGGTAAGGGTTCTGAAGTCTATTATTTCACCACTTCAACTCGTTTCTCATACTATTCTCTCTCGTCTTTCGATTTTATATCCCTCGACGATTGCACCTCTATACTCGAAACTCAACAAATGATACGATTCTCGATGCATGGTCACTAGATACCTAGATGCATGGTCACTCGATACATGTGCAATTGACacgtgtatactcgatcatagcCACGttatactcgatactcgattaATGTATACTCGATTATTTTGAACGTTTTGAATTCTTAACCCGTTTGAAGTCTATTATTTCACTACTTCAActtgtttcttattttctctcttcttccgATTTTATATCCCTCGACAATTGTGCCTCTACACTCGAAACTCTTTCAATTCTCTCTATATCAGTTAACATTcatttctttgtttatattttggtatcattcgtctttttgtttgttatattttggtataCCCGATACTCGATCAATACGATTTTCATTTTGGTTTCATATCTTGCATGTTTGGTtggaattcaatttttttttttcgattttcatatttttggtATTCAAACCTTCTAGAGTTTAGGGTTTGAGTAGGATAAGTCATAAAGGTGAAAAATATGTTGCATAGAGTAAACAAATTGATATTGCACTCTCTAACTGCAGCAATAGTGTGCGAAAACAAAATCTCCAAACACTGGAATTGTATGCAactacattttcaagtgttaaGGTTGACGATACCATCTAATCCACCTTCCTCGACATGAAATCTATAACAATCGATTGGATTTACTCGGTGTCGCCTAGCTCTTAAACTCATTATTTCTTCTGCATACTTTGAATGTGTCAATATACTATTTGACCACATTGTTCCCCTCTCATAAAACCAACCTTGAAGTAGACCTCTTATGTATTCTAGCAACCAAGGTATTGGCAACACTCGGGCTTCTTTGGTAATAACATTGAAGCATTCGGCATTATTGTTGGTCATGTTATCATATCGGTTCCAAACTGGTAACACTGTGTCCATCGCTGAATATTAGCATCCTTAAATATCTTGCAAGTGAACCATTGTTATAATTCACTATTTAGACCCAATGGCGCTTGAATTCTAATTCTCGATACGTTCTGTAAGCATCGTTAAAAAAACTTCTAATGGACTTGTCCTTGAAATATCACATCCGTCCATTTTAATTACTTGAATGACCCACTTACAAGTCGGGTGTAAACACTGAATAGTAtacaattttttgtttgattttttaccCCGTAGCTCAAAGTTATTCTTAATGGCCAACATGGCTAACCTCATTTTCacatcacttttactaatgaaAATTTGACCTACTTCAACTGTATCCCCCAACCCTACAAACAACTGTGGTTGCATGATCAAGTCCCCCATTCTAGCATTACTACTAGATGGTAGTACAATGCATAGATTTTGGTGAGGCACACTCCCaacaaaataaccaaaatcattTGACAAAATTATAGTTGGTTGTTCTTCATTCACAATAGAAGGACCACTCCTTAAAACAACTTAGGTTGGTTGTTCTTCATTCGTagcctcttcttcttctatcatCAAATTATCATTTACACATGTCCCAACCTCTTCTATTGTCACATTCGGATGCAATACATTCGCTATATTAACATTGATGTTTTCGTTTTTCAGTGAGACACCCGATGGACAAAACATCATTCTCATTGACATCCGCTCCATACATGGGTTGGTCTTCTCTCTTTGGGTAATCAAATGTTACCTCGCGatgaatttcttcaattttctcaAAACTTACAAATACCTGCAGTCTAGTACAGTCATACTCTGAGAGGAGAAATTTAACATCAACATCGTCCATTAAGCATACTGAAGGAGAATCAATATCCATCTTATATTTTACCCTTATTATAATCTTGAACTCTATTGAACTAACTTGCATGATCTCATATACTGAGTTACCAATTCATTATATGTCAATGTGCTTGAAACTAGCAAATGCTTCAAATGGCCTCGAATATAGTGTTCTTCTATGTCGTCCCATGTACCACCATAACGTAAGAATATATACTTCTCCATCCTTTAAGAAAAAACAATACAAAAAATGAGCAGTTAGGAAAATTAGTTATTGTTAAATACTCGctatactcgatcctcgatatACGCTCTTCGTTACACGATACTCGATACCTAGTACTCGCCCCTCGATACTCAGTATTCTTAACTCGATGCTTACTGTTTCATAGCTTTCTTTCCCTTTATCCCCACTCCATTGGAAGCTACTCGCATGTCTTAGTGCACAAACTCACACTCACTCGTTCTCTTTGTTACATTCATACGTCTCGCACAACGtcaaaaaagtaaaaaacatgagcaaaaaatgagaaaaaaaactagCACATTTACTTACTTGAGGTGTGAGACAGTATATTG
Proteins encoded in this region:
- the LOC120082235 gene encoding uncharacterized protein LOC120082235, with amino-acid sequence MIIKPKCWLSSVPLPSPIPSEPTNFKTAVKSVAWRDAMEKEYKALVNNHTWTLVPSSHEYKHQWVIKQLDVHNIFLNGDLHEDVYMMQPSCVQATKGLIWAQAKSKRVVYEIKYLLFRLEF